From Kitasatospora sp. MAP12-44:
TGGTGCAGCACGATGTCGGCGCGGTAGTCGATCGACCAGCCGGCGTCCAGTGCCCGCCACGCGAGGTCGGTCTCCTCGTGCGCGTAGAAGAACTCCGCGGGCAGCTGGCCGGCCTGCTCGAACACCGCGGTCCGCACGGCACTGGCCCCGCCCAGGAAGGTGGTCACCCGCGACGAGTGCAGCGGCTCGCCGGCCCGCAGCCGCGGGACGTGCCGGCGCTGGGTCTCGCCGGTCTCGGGGTCGGCGATCCGGAAGCTGACGATGCCCAGGCCCGGATCGGCGGTGAAGGCCTCGCGCAGCAGGCGGGCCGAGTCCAGGTTGGGCAGCAGCCCGTCGTCGTCCAGGAAGAGCACCGCGTCGACGTCCCGGCCGTTGGGGCCGAAGAGCTCGATGCCGACGTTGCGGCCACCCGGGATGCCGAGGTTCTCCGGCAGCTCGACGGTGCGTACATCGCTGGGCAGCGGCGGCAGCGGGGCGCCGTTGCCGACCACGGCGAGCTCGACGTCCGGGCCCTCCTGGTCGATCACGGAGTCGATCAGGGCGTTCAGCTCGTCCGGGCGGTTGCCCATCGTGATGATGACCGCGCCGAGCCGGAACCCGTCGGCGCTGGTGGCGGCCTGCTCCGCGGTCGGAGCCTGCTCGGTCATCGCAGCCTGCTGGAGAGGACGATGCTGAGCAGGTGGAGGACGGTCTGCAGCATGGCGATGGCCGCCAGCACGACGACCGCGAGCCGGGTGAAGAAGAGGTCGCCGTGGACCTGGTCGGCGATGCCGGCGGCGAGCAGGAAGAGCGAGCACTCGACCGCGCCGACCAGCCGGTGGAACTTCAGGAAGGCCGCCGCCTTGCGGGCCTTGGCGACCCCCGCGGCCCGCGGCACCGCGGCGCTGTCCTCGACGGCGGTCATCCCGCTGCGGGCCCTGGCCACGTCCACCAGGTCGGTCTCCGACTTGATCAGGATCGCACCGAGCGCCGCCAGCGTGCCGAGGAAGGCCCACTCCCAGTGCGAGCTGCTGCCGTGCTTGTGCAGCAGGTCGGCGGCCCGCAGGCCGGCGCCGGTGAGCAGCGCCGCCTCGGACATGTAGTGGCCGACCCGGTCCAGGTACACGCCGGTCAGCGAGGTCTGCCGGCGCCAGCGGGCCACCTCGCCGTCCACGCAGTCGAGCAGCAGGTAGAGCTGGATCAGCAGCGCTCCGGCGATCGCTCCCGCGAGGCCCGGGATCACCAGGGCGGCCCCGGCCAGCACACCCGTGAACATCATCAGGTAGGTCAGGCCGTTGGGCGTGATCGCGGTGACCGTCGAGAGGACGCGGGTGATTCTCAGCGAGATCCGCCGCATGTAGAGCCGGCCCGCCCAGTGCTCGGCACTGCGGCGCTGGAGCATGCCCTCGGGGTGGATGACGGCGCGCAGCTCCTCGATCGAGGGGCGGACCGTGAGGTCGACCGCGGGACGTTCGGTGGGGCGTTCGGCGGCCTGGTGGGGCTCAGCTGTTGACGGCTTGGACATAGTCGGCGTACGCGTCCCTGATCGCTGAAGGGGAGAGGTCGAGGTGCTCAAGGATGGTGAAGCGGCCCGGGCGGGTATTCGGAGCGTAGTGCACCGCCTGGGTGAATTCCGCCTCGGTGAAACCGATCTGATCAGCGGTCACCGGCAGCCCGTGGGCGGTCAGGCGATCGACGATCAGGGCGGTCAACTCGCGCTCGCCCCGCAGGAAGCTCGCGAAGGCGGCACCGAGGCCGACCTGCTCGCCGTGCTGGGCGGAACGCTTGGGATACAGCACATCCAGGGCGTGCGAGATCTCGTGGCAGGCACCCGACGAAGGTCGTGTACTGCCTGCGATGTTCATCGCGATGCCGGACAGTACCAGGGCTTCGGCCAGCGCCGTCAGGAGGTCTGGATCTTCCAGGGTCCCCGGGTGGCGCAGCAGGTTCTCACCGGCCGAGCGGGCCATCGCGACCGCCAGCCCGTCCACCGGTTCACCGGTCTCCCGGTGTGAGAGTTCCCAGTCGGCACAGGCCGAGATGTTGGAGATCACGTCGCCTATGCCGGCCGCCACGAATCGCCTCGGGGCCTTCTGGATCACGTCCAGGTCGACCACGATGCCGATCGGGCCGGGTACGCCGTAGGAACCGCGCCCCGCGTCGTTGTCGAGAGTCGACACAGGGGAGCAGATGCCGTCGTGGGCCAGGTTGGTGGCCACGGCGACCACGGGCAGCCCGACACGCGCGGCGGCGTACTTGGCGGCGTCGATGATCTTACCGCCCCCCATGCCGACCAGGACGTCGTAGTGCCCGCCCCGCATCGCCTCCGCGAGCCGGACCGCGCCGTCCAACGTGCCGTCGCCGGCCTCGTACCAGTCGGCGCCCGGCAGTTGCGGCTCCAGGCGCTCGCGCAGCACCGTGCCGGAGCCGTTGCTGATCGCCACCGCGATCCGGCCGGCGCTGGAGAGCCGCTGGTCGGCGAGGATGCCGGCCAGCGAGTCCAGCGCACCCCGGCGGACCTCGACGAAGAGCGGCGAGGGGATCAGCCGGGTCAGTACTGGCACGCGATCTCCCGGGCCTTGGCCAGGTCCTCGTGGTTGTCGACCTCGACCCAGGAGACGTCGCCGATCGGCTGCACGTCGATCCGCAGGCCGCGGTCGGCCATCTCCTGGTAGCCGTCCTCGTAGTAGAGCTGCGGGTCGCGCTCGAAGGTGGTGCGCAGCGCGTCGGTGAGGTCGGCGGCGGCGGAGGGGTTGATCACCGTGAGGCCGATGTACTCGCCGGTGGCGTCCGCCGGTTCCATCAGCTTGGTGATCCGGCGCACCCCGGTGGTGGGGTCGACGATGACCTTCATCTCCTCGTCGGCCAGCTTCTTGACCGTGTCCAGCGCGAGCAGGATGCCCGGGGCACGGCCCTCGGCGATCAGCCGGTCGTTGCCGTCCAGCATGGTGCGCTGCACCGAGGCCGGGTGCACGGTGTCGCCGTTGGCGAGCAGCAGGCCCTGGCCGAAGAGCTCGCGGGCGCACCAGAGGGAGTAGGCGTTGTTCCACTCCTCGGCCTTGTCGTTCTCGACCAGGGTGAGCTTGACCCCGTACTTCTGCTCCAGCGCGTCCTTGCGGTCGTAGACGGCCTCCTTGCGGTAGCCGACCACGATCGCGGCCTCGCGCAGGCCGACCTCGGCGAAGTTGCCGAGCGTGAGGTCCAGCACGGTCTTCTCGCCGTCCACGGGGACCAACGCCTTGGGGAGGGTGTCGGTGTACGGGCGGAGCCGGCGGCCGGCTCCGGCCGCCAGAACGAGGCCGATCATGCGGGGTCTCCTGATTCGTCGGGTGCGTCGGACGGGGCGGGTGGGGCGGTGCTGCGGTGCTGCGGTGCGCTGTGTGTGCTGGGTCGTGCGGCGGTGTGCTGGGCGCGCTGGGTTGTGCTGGGTGCGCTGGGTTGTGCTGGGTGCGCTGGTCCGGTCGTGCCGGTCAGCAGGCATCGGGGCCCCCGCCCGCCCGACGTCCGGCCTCCCGGGCCCGCTGCGCGGGCGGTCGTCGTGTCGTATGCGATGGTAGGCGACGGCCGCGACCAGCCCGAACGCCGCCCGTACTGGCGGGAGCCGGGCCAGTGGGCCCAGTAGCACGGACACCGCTGACACCGTGGCCAGTGCGGCGAATCCCTCCAGCCGGTGCGGCCATACGGCAGACTGGGTCGCCGACGCCCACCGGTGCGCGGAGCAGCTCGCACCGACGGGCGTTCTGCCGTCCGCTGGACCGGGGGGGCCGTCTCGGGTGGCCCACCCGGGTGGCGGCGCCGGTCCCCGTGCCGAAAGAGGCGCCCTATGCCCGAGAGCCGACCGACCCAGCCTGCCGCTGGCACCGCTGTTGACAGTGCCGCTGACACCACTGTGGTTGCTGATGCTGTGGTTGCTGATGAGGAGATCCTGCTGGAGCTGGTGGACGACGCCGGAAACACCATCGGCACCGCGGAGAAGCTCTGGGCTCACCAGCAGCCGGGGCACCTGCACCGGGCGTTCTCGGTCTTCCTCTTCGACCAGCAGGGGCGCCTGCTGCTGCAGCGCCGGGCACTGAGCAAGTACCACTCCCCCGGTGTCTGGTCGAACACCTGCTGCGGCCACCCCTACCCCGGCGAGTCCCCGTTCGCGGCTGCCGCCCGGCGCACGGCCGAGGAGCTGGGCGCGGCCCCCGCGCTGCTCTGCGAGGCCGGCACGGTCCGCTACGACCTGCCGGACGAGGCCTCCGGGCTGATCGAGCGCGAATGGAACCACCTCTTCGTCGGCCTGGTCACCGCCGAGCTGCGGCCGGACTCGAGCGAGGTCGACGACACCCGGTTCGTCAGCGCCCAGGAGCTCAAGGAGCTTCAGGCGCAGCGACCGTTCTCGGTCTGGTTCAGCACGGTGTTCGAGGCCGCTCTGCCCGGGATCAGGGAGATCGCCGGACGGGACTGGTAGACCGTCCGGGCTCCGGAGTGCCGCTGCCGCCGTCCACCGAGGCCACCGAGGCCGCCTCGACGGGCGGTGGCAGCGGCAGCGAGGCCCAGATGACCTTGCCACCGTCACCGGTGCGCTCCACGTCGCAGGACCCGCCCGCGTCCAGCGCGATGCTCTTGACCAGCATCAGCCCGCGGCCGCCGGTCTGCCCATGGTCGCTCTGGACGGCCTTGGGCCGGTACGGGTGCCCGTCCTCCACCGCGACCCGCACCTGACCGTCCCGAATCACCACCTCGGTGGTCACCTGAGGCGAGAGCAGGGCGGCATGGGTGACCGCGTTGGTCACCAGCTCGGAGACGATCAGCAGCAGTCCGTCGGTCACATCCTGGTAGCACGGGCCGGTGATGCCCTGCGCGCGCAACAGGTCCCGCACCGCGTGTCTGACCTGGGGGACCGAGGACTCCTGGGCGGCCGCGACGATCCGCCAGAGGCCCTTTCCGGCCTCCTCCAGCCCGCCGGGAGACCCCGACATCGTCGGCGCCGGCCACGCCCCGCTGCTCTGATCCACGTCGTGCCACCCTTCGTGCAGGACTCGGGAGGCGTCGCCGGCGCCGGCCGACCTTTCGGGAACGGGGCGTTCCGTTCAGGGCTCCCCTTGGTCTCCAGAGGCTAGGAGAGCCACCTGAACCACCGCGAGGGGACGAGGAACTTGCCCCCGCCGGATCGATCCCGACGTACCTTGACGGACTTTGGCCGATCTACTTCCGAACTTCTTCAGCCGACGTTCCAGGACCGTTCACACTCCCAGAGGTTCCTCCAAGCGCGGCTCCCCCAACGTCGGCCCCCGCCACCCACCACCCCCAGACCTCGGCCCCCGCCGGACCCGACCAGCACAAACGCAGGTGAAGAGCACTCCGATTGCCTGGTAATGTTCTCTCTGTCGCCAAGGGGACAGCACAAACCCCCCAAGGCACACACCCTGTCCGGGTGGCGGAATGGCAGACGCGCTAGCTTGAGGTGCTAGTGCCCTTTATCGGGCGTGGGGGTTCAAGTCCCCCCTCGGACACAGACTGATACCCCACGGGGATCATCGAAGTGCTGGTTGAGATTCATCTCGACCAGCACTTTCTGTTTTCCGGAATCGTACGTCAACACCAGTCCCAACTTCTGATAGAGATCGGCG
This genomic window contains:
- a CDS encoding glycosyltransferase, which codes for MTEQAPTAEQAATSADGFRLGAVIITMGNRPDELNALIDSVIDQEGPDVELAVVGNGAPLPPLPSDVRTVELPENLGIPGGRNVGIELFGPNGRDVDAVLFLDDDGLLPNLDSARLLREAFTADPGLGIVSFRIADPETGETQRRHVPRLRAGEPLHSSRVTTFLGGASAVRTAVFEQAGQLPAEFFYAHEETDLAWRALDAGWSIDYRADIVLHHPATSPARHATYFHNVARNRVWLARRNLPALLVPLYLCTWLLLTLARRPSGSAFKAWWAGFRAGWRTPCGERRPMRWRTVWRLTRLGRPPVI
- a CDS encoding CDP-alcohol phosphatidyltransferase family protein; this translates as MLQRRSAEHWAGRLYMRRISLRITRVLSTVTAITPNGLTYLMMFTGVLAGAALVIPGLAGAIAGALLIQLYLLLDCVDGEVARWRRQTSLTGVYLDRVGHYMSEAALLTGAGLRAADLLHKHGSSSHWEWAFLGTLAALGAILIKSETDLVDVARARSGMTAVEDSAAVPRAAGVAKARKAAAFLKFHRLVGAVECSLFLLAAGIADQVHGDLFFTRLAVVVLAAIAMLQTVLHLLSIVLSSRLR
- a CDS encoding iron-containing alcohol dehydrogenase family protein; this encodes MPVLTRLIPSPLFVEVRRGALDSLAGILADQRLSSAGRIAVAISNGSGTVLRERLEPQLPGADWYEAGDGTLDGAVRLAEAMRGGHYDVLVGMGGGKIIDAAKYAAARVGLPVVAVATNLAHDGICSPVSTLDNDAGRGSYGVPGPIGIVVDLDVIQKAPRRFVAAGIGDVISNISACADWELSHRETGEPVDGLAVAMARSAGENLLRHPGTLEDPDLLTALAEALVLSGIAMNIAGSTRPSSGACHEISHALDVLYPKRSAQHGEQVGLGAAFASFLRGERELTALIVDRLTAHGLPVTADQIGFTEAEFTQAVHYAPNTRPGRFTILEHLDLSPSAIRDAYADYVQAVNS
- a CDS encoding phosphocholine cytidylyltransferase family protein, which gives rise to MIGLVLAAGAGRRLRPYTDTLPKALVPVDGEKTVLDLTLGNFAEVGLREAAIVVGYRKEAVYDRKDALEQKYGVKLTLVENDKAEEWNNAYSLWCARELFGQGLLLANGDTVHPASVQRTMLDGNDRLIAEGRAPGILLALDTVKKLADEEMKVIVDPTTGVRRITKLMEPADATGEYIGLTVINPSAAADLTDALRTTFERDPQLYYEDGYQEMADRGLRIDVQPIGDVSWVEVDNHEDLAKAREIACQY
- the idi gene encoding isopentenyl-diphosphate Delta-isomerase encodes the protein MPESRPTQPAAGTAVDSAADTTVVADAVVADEEILLELVDDAGNTIGTAEKLWAHQQPGHLHRAFSVFLFDQQGRLLLQRRALSKYHSPGVWSNTCCGHPYPGESPFAAAARRTAEELGAAPALLCEAGTVRYDLPDEASGLIEREWNHLFVGLVTAELRPDSSEVDDTRFVSAQELKELQAQRPFSVWFSTVFEAALPGIREIAGRDW
- a CDS encoding ATP-binding protein: MSGSPGGLEEAGKGLWRIVAAAQESSVPQVRHAVRDLLRAQGITGPCYQDVTDGLLLIVSELVTNAVTHAALLSPQVTTEVVIRDGQVRVAVEDGHPYRPKAVQSDHGQTGGRGLMLVKSIALDAGGSCDVERTGDGGKVIWASLPLPPPVEAASVASVDGGSGTPEPGRSTSPVRRSP